A genome region from Labilibaculum antarcticum includes the following:
- a CDS encoding OmpA family protein, whose product MIHKLKLLVLFLLLYNVLFAQSKFEKKGDKAFLKKEFAEAIIHFKNSKEKNTVIIRKIAECYFILGNYDESEKFFNSIKEEEKISTDLLHLSQIYLAKDNFAAAVLFIERAGELGAEPAEIQNRVGVVRELIEFRNENQDSKIIPIGVQPKGKCLGIFLQPEGIIYSDTGSSTIKSDKNYQLFIASGEGLEFASSKSFAGTLEPKTDLGAVCISPDGNTMYYTRWYVRKGKQQMEIAIAKKQKGEWISKKSLAFCNRKYSCCYPFLSPDGKAMYFSSDMEGGYGGMDLYVSQQEGRKWTEPKNLGVSINSAQNEIYPRMLSNNQLWFSSDGRAGYGQLDLFFTSKNENGAWAQVVNPGAPYNSQYSDYSILDIPDGNIQLFVSDREDKGLRDRIYQLKKETTESVQILVQDKQSKQFIKDVNISVRKAFENKEITLQNKENSEGEISFKIPKSEFDKGILYEIAVKKSGYIDQIIEYYPSNKKMNVEVNLDRIVETNQFNFVSELMPIAYPDKKITFQNIYFEKNVDDFSEDAKKILDRLYRFWKEFPELGIKINGHSDSKGMEQMNLDISLQKAAEAKKYLVGKGMKPSVIELGAWGEEFILNGCFDDSECSEKEHQENRRLELIFVL is encoded by the coding sequence ATGATTCACAAGCTAAAACTACTAGTTCTATTCTTACTCCTTTACAATGTCCTCTTTGCTCAAAGTAAATTCGAAAAAAAAGGGGATAAAGCTTTTCTAAAAAAAGAGTTCGCAGAAGCCATCATTCACTTTAAAAATTCCAAGGAAAAAAATACTGTAATCATTCGAAAGATTGCTGAATGCTACTTTATTTTGGGGAACTACGATGAATCGGAGAAGTTTTTTAATAGCATTAAGGAAGAAGAGAAAATTTCGACGGATTTACTTCATCTTTCTCAAATATATCTGGCTAAAGATAATTTTGCGGCAGCGGTTCTTTTTATCGAAAGAGCCGGCGAGTTAGGGGCAGAGCCTGCCGAAATTCAAAATAGGGTAGGTGTTGTCCGTGAATTGATTGAGTTTAGAAATGAAAATCAGGATTCGAAAATTATACCAATAGGAGTGCAGCCCAAGGGAAAGTGTTTGGGTATTTTTTTGCAGCCGGAAGGAATTATTTATTCTGATACCGGCAGTAGTACAATCAAATCAGATAAAAATTACCAGTTGTTTATTGCTTCAGGTGAAGGTTTAGAATTTGCTTCTTCAAAATCTTTTGCCGGTACATTGGAACCTAAAACAGATCTTGGAGCAGTTTGCATTTCTCCCGATGGAAATACGATGTATTATACCCGTTGGTACGTTCGAAAGGGGAAACAGCAAATGGAAATTGCGATTGCCAAAAAGCAAAAGGGAGAGTGGATCTCGAAGAAGAGTCTGGCTTTTTGCAATCGTAAATATTCCTGCTGCTATCCATTTTTATCCCCCGATGGAAAAGCGATGTATTTTTCCTCAGATATGGAAGGCGGGTATGGTGGAATGGACTTGTATGTAAGTCAACAAGAGGGTCGTAAATGGACCGAGCCAAAGAATTTAGGGGTATCTATCAATTCGGCACAAAACGAGATTTATCCACGAATGCTGTCTAATAATCAGTTGTGGTTTTCGTCCGATGGGCGCGCGGGTTATGGTCAGTTAGATTTGTTTTTCACTTCAAAAAATGAGAATGGTGCTTGGGCTCAGGTTGTGAATCCGGGAGCGCCTTATAATTCTCAATATTCTGATTACTCTATTCTAGATATTCCTGATGGTAACATTCAATTATTTGTTTCTGACCGTGAGGATAAAGGCTTGCGGGATCGAATTTATCAATTGAAAAAAGAGACTACGGAAAGTGTTCAGATTCTTGTTCAGGACAAGCAATCTAAGCAGTTCATTAAAGATGTGAATATCTCTGTTCGGAAGGCTTTTGAAAATAAGGAAATTACTCTTCAAAATAAGGAGAATAGTGAAGGTGAAATCTCTTTTAAAATCCCAAAATCTGAATTCGATAAGGGGATATTGTACGAGATCGCAGTTAAAAAATCAGGATATATTGATCAGATCATCGAGTATTATCCATCCAATAAAAAGATGAATGTAGAAGTAAATTTGGATCGAATAGTTGAGACGAATCAATTTAATTTTGTGTCGGAATTGATGCCAATAGCATATCCTGATAAGAAGATTACCTTTCAAAACATCTATTTTGAGAAGAACGTGGATGATTTTAGCGAGGATGCTAAAAAGATCTTGGATCGCTTGTACCGGTTCTGGAAAGAATTTCCCGAATTGGGCATCAAGATAAATGGACATTCCGACTCAAAAGGAATGGAGCAAATGAATTTGGATATTTCCTTACAGAAAGCAGCAGAAGCCAAAAAATATTTGGTGGGCAAAGGGATGAAACCTTCTGTTATTGAGCTTGGTGCTTGGGGTGAGGAGTTTATCCTGAATGGCTGTTTTGATGATTCGGAATGTTCTGAAAAAGAGCATCAAGAGAATCGAAGATTGGAATTGATTTTTGTATTGTAA
- a CDS encoding SPOR domain-containing protein has product MRNIYFLLCFFLTVGTIGFFSPFFDINLTSSTAGGSTYGVEIAKFKYPVYTDYFEEMDDVVELSGKDGEYHYVAGLTNSISSAEKLAEEIKSYGYADAKVLDLNSEFSKEQIARVLDNESIDQDQTKKQNITTQTVPKNKAAEIAIGKLTNIGNAYFYTILLQKSKDILNAESFSPHNSVKILEANGKFQYVLGRFEDVGDAKKYLKEKIIVDFPNAVVAVVNKGKLAEVREVQKVNTKMEIASNQTGSYNMGRKMRGKEYVDYYYELGRLKISEKPLYVIEIGEFNDKALADEAVQKLKDLGFTQARVKTPSSSKVGAVTESLSVNAHFTIQVFASKAEMSVKRLTIKNLTRRFDQEDELYRYFYGDYDNYWVCRRELREIREKGYGDAFIVKL; this is encoded by the coding sequence ATGAGGAATATCTATTTTTTACTTTGTTTTTTCTTGACCGTGGGGACGATTGGTTTCTTTTCTCCCTTTTTCGATATTAATTTGACTAGCTCTACCGCAGGAGGTTCAACCTATGGCGTGGAAATAGCTAAATTTAAATATCCCGTATACACGGACTATTTTGAGGAGATGGATGATGTTGTTGAGTTGAGTGGGAAAGATGGTGAGTATCATTATGTAGCCGGTTTAACCAATTCGATAAGTAGCGCAGAGAAGTTAGCCGAAGAAATAAAATCGTATGGTTATGCTGACGCAAAAGTTTTAGATTTAAATTCCGAATTCTCCAAGGAGCAAATTGCAAGAGTTCTTGATAATGAAAGTATCGATCAGGATCAAACAAAAAAGCAGAATATTACCACTCAAACGGTTCCAAAAAATAAAGCCGCCGAAATTGCAATTGGTAAGCTGACAAATATAGGCAATGCCTATTTTTACACAATTCTTCTTCAAAAGAGCAAAGATATTCTGAATGCAGAAAGTTTTTCCCCTCATAACTCAGTGAAAATTTTAGAGGCGAATGGAAAGTTTCAATACGTATTGGGTCGATTTGAAGATGTAGGTGATGCCAAGAAGTATCTGAAAGAAAAAATTATAGTAGATTTTCCAAATGCAGTAGTTGCTGTAGTCAACAAAGGCAAGTTAGCGGAAGTAAGAGAAGTACAAAAAGTGAATACTAAGATGGAAATAGCCTCGAATCAAACCGGATCCTATAACATGGGGCGAAAAATGAGAGGGAAAGAATATGTTGACTATTATTATGAGTTGGGCCGATTAAAGATATCCGAAAAACCACTCTATGTCATCGAAATTGGAGAATTTAACGATAAAGCGCTTGCTGACGAAGCAGTTCAAAAATTGAAAGATCTCGGGTTTACTCAAGCAAGAGTTAAAACTCCATCAAGTTCGAAAGTTGGTGCTGTTACAGAAAGCCTTTCGGTAAATGCACATTTTACCATACAGGTGTTTGCAAGCAAAGCGGAGATGAGTGTGAAGCGTCTCACAATTAAGAATCTGACAAGAAGATTCGATCAGGAAGATGAATTGTATCGCTATTTCTACGGTGACTACGATAATTATTGGGTTTGTCGTCGCGAATTGCGCGAAATACGCGAAAAAGGCTACGGCGATGCGTTTATCGTGAAGTTGTAG
- a CDS encoding four helix bundle protein, giving the protein MENNLQKRLFQFSIDIIKEVRNLPNSKEYQVISYQILKSATSVGANYEEAQGAVSKADFANKVGISLKEIRETNYWIRIIIAIDNQKINWAVLEKESNELIRILGTIYNKTSKNKKVVSSRIPDTIS; this is encoded by the coding sequence ATGGAGAATAATTTACAAAAGCGTCTTTTCCAGTTTTCAATTGATATAATTAAAGAAGTCCGAAATCTTCCAAATTCGAAAGAGTATCAGGTGATATCCTACCAAATTCTTAAATCAGCAACTTCTGTCGGGGCAAATTACGAAGAAGCTCAGGGAGCTGTTTCAAAAGCCGACTTTGCCAATAAAGTTGGCATCTCTCTGAAGGAAATCCGTGAAACCAATTATTGGATCAGAATTATTATTGCTATTGATAATCAAAAAATAAATTGGGCTGTCTTGGAAAAAGAATCCAATGAGTTAATCAGGATACTAGGTACAATTTATAACAAGACTTCCAAGAATAAAAAAGTAGTATCCAGTAGAATTCCAGACACTAT